CGCGGTGGGCTGAGCTGTCACGGCGTCAGGTGACGCGCTCCCGGGCGTTGGTCCGGTCGGCTGGTGCTCGGCGACCGAAGACGCTGGAGGCGAGCAGCCCCAGGCCGACCACGCCCGCCAAGGCCGCGCCCCAAACGAAGCCGACAGCGGGTCGAGCGGGAGGCGAGGTCAGCACCAGCGGGCTGAGAAACTGGCCCAGGAAGACCGCGCTGCTCATGCCCGCCGTGATCCGCCCGCGCCAGGCGGCGGGAGTCACGTCGGCCAGCCAGGCATAGAGGTTGGGGAACACCAGCCCCGCGCCCAGGCCGCCGACCAGCAGGCCCGGCAACACGCCGCCCAGGCTGTCCGACCGTGAGACGATCAGCCAACCGCCCCCCAGTGACAGGAAGCCCAGCGCCGCTACCCGGCGCGCGTCGAAGCGGCCCGCCAGGCGCGCATACAGCAGCGAGGTCAGGGCCGCGACCAGGGTGAACCCACCCAGGATCAGGCCGGTGGTGCCGGGCGAGACGTGCAGGAACGCCAGCAGAAAGGGGCCCTGGGTGGGCATCAGGTAGAAGGTGAGCATGTACAGGAGGGCCAGGGCGTACACCGGCCCGACCCGGCCCCAGCGCGGCCTGACCTTTCGGGTCTCGTTAGCGGCGACCCCCGGCACGCCCGGGGGCAGGCGCCAGACCAGCGGCAGCAGCAGCAGGGCCAGCAGGTACAGGCCGAAGGGCACCCGCCAGCCGAAGCCGGCCAGCACGCCGCCAAGTGGCAGCAGCACGGCGCCGCCGAAGTTGGTGGCCGCCGCCTGACGACTCAGGAACTGGCCCCGCGCGGGGCCGCTGAACAGGTCGTTGATCAGCGCCCCGGTGGCCGTCATGGTGCCTGCCACCGCGAGCCCCAGCACGATCCGCCCCGCCAGCAGCGCCCCCAGCGAATTGAAAATCAAGCCGCTGGCCCCGCCCAGGGTGAAGAGCAGCAGCGCGACGATCAGTACCGGGCGGCGCCCGAACCGGTCGGCCAGTATCCCGGCGATGGGGGCCGTCAGCGCGATGACCAACCCGACGAGGGTGACGAGGAGTTTGACCAGGAGGTGGGCGTTCGGCACCCCGGCGAAGTGTGCCTCCAGGGCAGGCAGGGCGGGCGCGATAGCCGCCGCCGCCATCACGGTCAGCGCCGAGAGCAGCAGCAGCGTGAGCTGGATCAGGGGTTCTGAGTCGAGCGTGGTGGTCCGCAGGGTGTCGGCAGCCTGGGCCCTGGTATGGCCGTTCCACATCCCAGAACGACGCGAGTTCTTCAACAGGTCTGATCCTTGAAGGGGCATGGAGGTCCTCCGTTCGTCATCCATCCCCGTGCTGGCGGGTCGGATGGGGGTGAAGCCACTGGGCGACCAGTGGCTCCAAGAGGTGGACGGTCTCAGGCAGGAACAGCCAGAGCGGCTCCCGGACGACATGGAGGGGGAAACGAAGGTGGTTCGGCTTCCCGTCACCCCCAGTTCAACGGCCTACCGCGGTCCACTTGCCAGCACCGTGTGGCCCTGGCCAGATTTCTCCTCCGCCGCCTGCCCGCTGCGCCGGTCCGGCACCAGCCACATCAGCGCCACGAAGACGAGGCACAGCCCGGACACCCACACGCCCACCGGTCCGGCCACGGGAGCCACCACGGACACGACGTGGGCGACCAGCGAGGCGGCGATCCTGCCCCGACGGCCCAGGCCCTGCGGGGGGTTGGCGGGGTCGTGCCGGATGACGTGAATTAGCACGCTGAACGCCACGGCATTGAGCAGCGCGTCGGCGGCATAGACGGTCATGGGGACGGGGGCGAAGTGCGTCTCCCCCGCCCAGCCGGTCACGAAGGGCAACAGCGAGAGCCAGAACAGCAGATTCAGGTTGGCCCAGAACAAGCGGTTCGACGTCTGACGCACCGAGCGGAGCAGGTGGTGGTGGTTGGTCCAGGCGAGGCCGACGAACACGAAGCTCAGCACGTAGGCGAGGAAGGTGGGCCACACCCGCAGCAGGCTCGACCACGCCTGCCCCTGCGGATGGGGCAGCTCCAGCACCATGATGGTGATGATGATGGCGAACACGGCGTCGATGAAGGCTTCCAGGCGGGTGGTCATGGAAGAACCGCGCGCTGCACCGGTTCACCCCGACCGGTGACAAAAGCTGAGCAGACACCCTTGCGTGATCGTCGTGGCGGCATGGCTGGTCCTTCAGGACAGCGCGGCAGGATTCTTCTGCTCGCCCTGCGCGGCATTCGATACCGCCACCCACTCCTCCCAGACAGCCAGACGCCCCGCGTAGGTCGCCCGCACCTCAGGCAACGATTCGCTGCCCAGGATCAAGCGCAGGGGCGGGGTCTCGGCGTCCACGAGCTGGAGGACGGCCTGCGCGGTCGCCTGGGGATCACCGCGTTTTTCGTTCACGAGGCCTCCGAACAACTGCTGGCGAAGACCGGCGTAGGCGTCCAGGGCCGTCGCCTCCTTTCTCGAAGCGCCGAATTCGGTGGCGTAGGCGCCCGGCTCGATCAGCGTCACCTTGAGGCCGAACGGCTTCACTTCCGCCGCCAGGCTTTCGTGCAGGGATTCGGTGGCGGCCTTGGTCGCGCAGTACAGGCCGATCAGCGGCCTGGGGACGATGCCGAGGTTGCTGGAGACGCCGATGAGGTGTCCGCTGCCCTGACGGCGCAGCAGCGGCAGCGCGGCCCGGATGACCCGGTGCATGCCGTAGACGTTCGTGTCGAACAGCGCGTGCACGTCGGCGTCGCTCGCTTCTTCGACCATGCCGACCAGGGTGTAGCCCGCGTTGTTCAAGACGACATCCAGTCGGCCAAAGTGGGCGTGGGCCTGCCCGACCGCCTGCTCGGCCTGCCCGGCGTCGGTCACGTCGAGCGCCAGGGGCAGGACGGCGTCGCCGTAACGCTCGGTCAGGGCAGCAAGATCGGCGACCTTGCGGGCGGTGGCGGCCACCCGGTCGCCACGTTGCAGAGCGGCTTCGGCCCAGATGCGTCCGAGACCACGGGAGGCGCCGGTGATGAACCAGATTTTCTCAGCCATACAATTCTCCTTGACTTTGGGCTTGTGAGAGATGGAGCTGCCCAGCACACCTGACCCCCACAAGCAGTTCGTCTTCGCGGTCTTTTATTTCCGCAACGTTGTCGGACCACTGGAGCCCAGCGGTGTGGTCGCCCCTGAGTTCCTCCGCCCCTCGGCGCTTCACTTGCATTCGACCCGGCCCAGCGGATGGGGGCTGTTCTTCAACGCTTCAGTTGCATCTTCCCAGGCGGGGTCTCCCGGGTAGAGCGCGCTGCGCAGGTAGGCCCAGGTCAGCCGCCCCACCGCCTCCACACGCTCGGGGCTCTCGTCCGTCGTCTCCGCCGCGTCGTACCCGGCCACTCCACCCAGGCCGTGTTCTGCGCCAAACAGGGTCAACAGGCACTTGGGGCTGGGACTCAGGACGTAGGGGTCCGCATGCCAATCCGGCCCCCGAACCGTCAGGTGGGGGGAGGCGTCCCGGTCGCCCACCACGACGAGGGCTGGCGTCGTCATCTCCGAGAAGCTGGGGTTCAGGAAAAAGGGGTACCGTTCGGCTGCGAACGCGCTGAGGTCAGCCCCGCCTCCACCGGGTGGGGTCAGCAGCACCCCCGCCTTGATCCGGGCGTCGGCCAGGTCCACTTCCGTTCCGTCGTGGGGATCGGTCAGCCGCGCGCCCAGCAGCATCCCTGCGGTGTGTCCGCCCATCGAATGCCCGGCGACAGCGATCCGGCTGCGGTCCAGACGCCCCTGAAGCCCCGGCACAGACGCCTCGATGACGTCAAGCCCGTCGAGGATGCGCCTCATGTCCTCGGCCCTCGACCGCCAGAACAGGGGGGCCTCGGGGTCATTCGAATTGACGACGCCGCGCAGCGTCTTCGAACTCAGGTGGGTGGGCTGGATCACGACGAAGCCGTGAGACGCCCAGAAGTGGGCGAGCGGGCCGTAGCCGTTCAGGGAGGATAAATTGTTCGAGTTGCCGTGGCCGTGCGAGAGGAGAATGACGGGCAGGTTGCGGCCGGTCATGGGCGCGGACACCCGCAGTTGCAAGTCCACGGTGCGCCGCGGGGCGGGCAGCACCACCGGGGCGACCGAGACGACCGGAGTGGGGGCGCTGACGGGTATGGTTTCGGCTTGATGGGCGGGCTGGCTCATGGTCTGACCTTTCCTTCTTGAGGTCCGCCGCTGGTTTGGGTCAACCACCGGCAATGGAGGTGAACACACATGACGTGTGCTCCTGGACGTCGCTCCGGGCTCACGAAACTTGCCTTCTTGAACTGCTGTGTGCCCGATGCCGTCCGGCTGTGTTAGCCTGGAGGAAGCGGAACATCGTTCCAATAATATACGGAA
This sequence is a window from Deinococcus aestuarii. Protein-coding genes within it:
- a CDS encoding MFS transporter codes for the protein MKNSRRSGMWNGHTRAQAADTLRTTTLDSEPLIQLTLLLLSALTVMAAAAIAPALPALEAHFAGVPNAHLLVKLLVTLVGLVIALTAPIAGILADRFGRRPVLIVALLLFTLGGASGLIFNSLGALLAGRIVLGLAVAGTMTATGALINDLFSGPARGQFLSRQAAATNFGGAVLLPLGGVLAGFGWRVPFGLYLLALLLLPLVWRLPPGVPGVAANETRKVRPRWGRVGPVYALALLYMLTFYLMPTQGPFLLAFLHVSPGTTGLILGGFTLVAALTSLLYARLAGRFDARRVAALGFLSLGGGWLIVSRSDSLGGVLPGLLVGGLGAGLVFPNLYAWLADVTPAAWRGRITAGMSSAVFLGQFLSPLVLTSPPARPAVGFVWGAALAGVVGLGLLASSVFGRRAPADRTNARERVT
- a CDS encoding SDR family NAD(P)-dependent oxidoreductase, which codes for MAEKIWFITGASRGLGRIWAEAALQRGDRVAATARKVADLAALTERYGDAVLPLALDVTDAGQAEQAVGQAHAHFGRLDVVLNNAGYTLVGMVEEASDADVHALFDTNVYGMHRVIRAALPLLRRQGSGHLIGVSSNLGIVPRPLIGLYCATKAATESLHESLAAEVKPFGLKVTLIEPGAYATEFGASRKEATALDAYAGLRQQLFGGLVNEKRGDPQATAQAVLQLVDAETPPLRLILGSESLPEVRATYAGRLAVWEEWVAVSNAAQGEQKNPAALS
- a CDS encoding TMEM175 family protein produces the protein MTTRLEAFIDAVFAIIITIMVLELPHPQGQAWSSLLRVWPTFLAYVLSFVFVGLAWTNHHHLLRSVRQTSNRLFWANLNLLFWLSLLPFVTGWAGETHFAPVPMTVYAADALLNAVAFSVLIHVIRHDPANPPQGLGRRGRIAASLVAHVVSVVAPVAGPVGVWVSGLCLVFVALMWLVPDRRSGQAAEEKSGQGHTVLASGPR
- a CDS encoding alpha/beta hydrolase family protein, coding for MSQPAHQAETIPVSAPTPVVSVAPVVLPAPRRTVDLQLRVSAPMTGRNLPVILLSHGHGNSNNLSSLNGYGPLAHFWASHGFVVIQPTHLSSKTLRGVVNSNDPEAPLFWRSRAEDMRRILDGLDVIEASVPGLQGRLDRSRIAVAGHSMGGHTAGMLLGARLTDPHDGTEVDLADARIKAGVLLTPPGGGGADLSAFAAERYPFFLNPSFSEMTTPALVVVGDRDASPHLTVRGPDWHADPYVLSPSPKCLLTLFGAEHGLGGVAGYDAAETTDESPERVEAVGRLTWAYLRSALYPGDPAWEDATEALKNSPHPLGRVECK